The Drosophila bipectinata strain 14024-0381.07 chromosome 2L, DbipHiC1v2, whole genome shotgun sequence genome has a segment encoding these proteins:
- the eys gene encoding protein eyes shut isoform X2, with product MINVQHPHHHHYQHHHQIDSRQQRMAGQDLPQIGRDTGRRGTASQMRHSKNTSADCDCDCVSDCNCDCNTTGPASSATTPLTANGGTTIGGSNLAVVQKDIQQRNHLLKMPTTTTLKTRIEKPTIKANTTTTTTKSSSGGNASWTLRILAKCTGSSSTSGGVGNSISCLLFSALILGVLVGSGEAGFACLSNPCVFGVCIDGLNSSYSCYCIDGYTGIQCQTNWDECWSGPCQNGGTCVDGVAYYNCTCPEGFSGSNCEENVDECMSNPCQNGGLCRDRTNGYTCTCQPGYLGDHCELDVAVCDTGTGARCHHGGECIEGPGLEFTCSCPAGWHGRICQEEINECASSPCQNGGVCVDKLAAYACACPMGYTGINCEEEILICADNPCQNNALCLMEEGIPTCYCVPDYHGEKCEFQYDECQLGPRCMNGGVCIDGVDTFSCSCPPLLTGMLCECLMVGEESLDCNYTAPATPPPTRGTTTTSTVAPPTVRPVTPPETTVPSKVSEEVTTPGSVSVSSASSEEAVSVEIRPQTLAPPESDSRSISREQTTVAPPPQEREPSSESGMETEEVVVITATTIAPRSSSASSEESASIYTTLPPLPGTSREVDSGGEVVTSEEYTTVPHFDVSVSKSESGSAEATTAGPTAPPSITIEVDLTSVSTSSSSSSSESVEIMTTPAPTFTQKVTTLETTISVEYVTPTPYYPTETTTPRVVPVPRPTFATEPPLDVMETTASTHHLWTEVSTTAAPFFTEYPAEVMITTHRTSAGRFTTVQPPLQVTTLGPESGETSVETATPHIVVTIIDTKDIVTPTITTTGMPTTHHHDHHHHHHHEHEEVTTLQPGEDDDEHHHHHHHHDHHHHHHPEGELTTPMPVEITTGQALQTEDLIEVPQVATTVEPFAPPETTVVPVVIPVITAAPIPPGTMAPTQVTEAPTAAPTAAPTLPPQTLPPQTLPPPTLPPLTLPPQTLPPQTLPPETPPPINIAPATLPPATLPPPTIPPTPPSTQSAQTLPPPIHVYTTPDGPAPTAPDRQTKTPVTESSEEVEGVNTVATGGRGAGGLPEEKAADVDCIKLGCYNGGTCVTTSEGSRCVCRFDRQGPLCELPIIIRNAAFSGDSYVSHRIYKDIGQHESLDAVLPMHIQLKVRTRATNGLIMLAAAQGTKGGHYMALFLQKGLMQFQFSCGLQTMLLSELETPVNTGHEITIRAELDFSRNYTHCNASLLVNDTLAMSGDQPTWLKLLPPRLHTPEAILNTWLHLGGAPQAPIGLIIELPPAQSGTGFTGCLHTLRINGQGREIFGDALDGFGITECGSLACLSSPCRNGAACIKIETNEVDENGEKAEKWKCKCPTGYMGPTCEISVCEDNPCQYGGTCVQFPGSGYLCLCPLGKHGHYCEHNLEVALPSFSGSVNGLSSFVAYTVPIPLEYSLELSFKILPQTMSQISLLAFLGQSGYHDEKSDHLAVSFIQGYIMLTWNLGAGPRRIFTQKPIDFRLDAPRVPYEIKVGRIGRQAWLSVDGKFNITGRSPGSVSRMDVLPILYLGGHEIANFNTLPHDLPLHSGFQGCIYDVQLKAGQVTVPLQETRGVRGRGVGQCGTRECHRHACQHDGACLQHGATFTCICQEGWYGPLCAQPTNPCDSFNNKCYEDSTCVPLVNGYECDCPVGRTGKNCEEEIRSLSDVSLTGRRSYLAVRWPYLYDGGDKLGAKRSQMVSYRNFTKKLMPPKPITTPSTHFVMKLLNEVEKQRSFSPVPLMGSKTFEEHHRVQFFFIEFQLRPLSERGLLLYFGTLNNNQDKKIGFVSLSLQGGVVEFRISGPSNHVTVVRSVRMLAIGEWHKIKMAQRGRWLTLWVEGSASSALAPSAEVLVEPDSLLYIGGLKDVSKLPHNAISGFPIPFRGCVRGLVVSGTRIVLNETNIVESRNIRDCDGTACGGDSCESGGHCWLDEKLQPHCICPEYAKGDRCEYSETCKLIPCKNNGRCLRSGRCSCPNGWGGFYCEIAMSKPTTPSFRGNSYLILPPPRIPMKDKRRGPSLFVRPREAIQVSLNFSTIEPDGLLLWSEHERNKFLGLGLEAGHLKLASNLLGSINDTVRAPASGFISDGAWHWTSVLLDRTRLELQLDGEVIFTERLPENSRPSLAATTTTPTRTTTIMSRRKNSSKEPTISYEDVFYLGGFPNLDSVSKRTQGRFYEPFKGCLQDIQFGAEPKAIISDFSAYQGENIGSCDLHGDEPL from the exons ATGATCAACGTGCAAcatcctcatcatcatcactATCAGCATCATCATCAGATTGACAGCAGACAACAGAGAATGGCTGGCCAGGATTTGCCACAAATTGGACGCGACACGGGCCGCCGAGGGACTGCATCCCAAATGCGTCATTCGAAGAACACCAGCGCTGACTGCGACTGTGACTGTGTGAGTGACTGCAACTGTGACTGCAACACCACCGGCCCAGCCTCCAGCGCAACCACACCGCTGACAGCCAACGGTGGAACCACCATCGGTGGCTCTAACCTGGCTGTTGTGCAGAAGGACATTCAACAACGAAACCACCTGCTAAAGAtgccaacaacaaccacattaaaaacaagaatagAGAAACCAACGATAAAAGCCAACACCACCACTACCACTACCAAATCATCATCGGGAGGCAACGCATCCTGGACATTAAGGATATTAGCAAAATGcactggcagcagcagcactagTGGCGGGGTCGGCAACTCCATTTCCTGTCTGCTGTTCTCGGCTCTGATCCTGGGAGTCCTTGTGGGCAGCGGCGAGGCAGGATTCGCCTGCCTCAGCAATCCCTGTGTATTCGGTGTCTGCATCGATGGCCTGAACAG CTCGTACTCGTGCTACTGCATTGATGGCTACACAGGGATCCAGTGCCAAACGAATTGGGACGAATGCTGGTCGGGCCCCTGTCAGAATGGCGGGACATGTGTGGACGGTGTGGCCTACTACAATTGTACGTGTCCGGAAGGATTTTCCG GATCCAATTGCGAGGAGAATGTCGACGAATGCATGTCGAACCCCTGCCAGAACGGTGGACTTTGCAGGGACAGGACTAATGGCTACACATGCACCTGCCAGCCAGGATACCTGGGGGATCACTGTGAGCTGGATGTGGCTGTCTGCGACACAG GAACTGGAGCTCGTTGCCATCACGGTGGAGAGTGCATTGAAGGACCTGGCTTGGAGTTCACCTGCTCCTGTCCTGCGGGCTGGCACGGCAGGATCTGCCAGGAGGAAATCAACGAGTGCGCCTCCTCGCCGTGCCAAAACGGAGGTGTCTGTGTCGACAAGCTGGCTGCCTACGCCTGTGCCTGTCCCATGGGCTACACGGGCATCAATTGCGAGGAGGAGATCCTAATCTGCGCGGACAATCCCTGCCAGAACAATGCCCTGTGCCTCATGGAGGAGGGCATTCCCACGTGCTACTGCGTGCCGGACTACCACGGTGAGAAGTGCGAGTTCCAGTACGACGAATGCCAGTTGGGACCTCGTTGCATGAACGGAGGAGTCTGCATCGATGGCGTGGATACCTTCTCCTGCTCATGTCCTCCTTTATTGACTGGAATGCTCTGCGAATGTTTGATGGTTGGCGAAGAGTCCTTGGACTGTAATTACACGGCTCCAGCTACGCCGCCGCCGACTAGAGGCACCACCACAACGTCAACGGTGGCGCCTCCGACCGTGAGACCAGTGACGCCACCAGAAACTACGGTTCCCTCGAAAGTCAGTGAAGAGGTTACAACTCCAGGTTCTGTTTCCGTATCATCTGCATCCTCCGAAGAAGCTGTATCGGTAGAAATCAGACCACAAACCCTAGCGCCACCCGAAAGCGATAGCCGCAGTATTTCGAGAGAGCAAACTACAGTAGCTCCACCGCCTCAGGAGAGGGAACCTAGTTCCGAGTCTGGAATGGAAACCGAGGAGGTAGTGGTGATAACTGCTACCACGATAGCACCACGATCCTCTAGTGCCTCCTCGGAGGAGTCAGCCAGCATCTACACCACTCTGCCCCCGCTGCCAGGCACTTCGAGGGAAGTGGATTCCGGGGGCGAGGTGGTCACCTCCGAGGAGTACACCACAGTTCCTCATTTCGATGTGAGCGTCAGTAAGAGTGAGAGTGGCAGCGCAGAGGCCACCACAGCAGGACCCACTGCCCCACCCAGCATAACCATTGAAGTGGATCTCACCTCAGTTTCcacaagcagcagcagtagtagCTCCGAGTCCGTGGAAATAATGACAACACCAGCTCCGACCTTTACGCAAAAAGTAACCACGCTGGAAACTACGATTTCTGTTGAGTATGTGACCCCTACGCCGTATTATCCCACGGAGACCACCACACCACGAGTGGTGCCAGTACCGCGACCCACTTTCGCCACCGAACCGCCGCTGGACGTGATGGAGACAACTGCTTCGACGCACCACCTCTGGACAGAGGTGTCCACCACGGCGGCGCCGTTCTTTACTGAATACCCAGCCGAAGTGATGATAACCACCCATCGCACCAGTGCCGGGCGGTTTACTACAGTTCAGCCACCTCTTCAGGTTACCACGTTGGGACCAGAGTCCGGGGAGACTTCCGTGGAGACGGCAACGCCTCACATAGTAGTCACCATTATAGACACAAAGGATATCGTCACTCCCACGATTACAACTACTGGAATGCCAACAACCCACCACCacgatcatcatcatcatcaccacCACGAACACGAGGAAGTCACCACATTGCAGCCAGGAGAGGATGATGAtgagcaccaccaccaccatcatcatcacGACCATCATCACCACCATCATCCCGAAGGAGAGCTCACCACTCCGATGCCCGTGGAAATAACGACAGGACAGGCTTTGCAAACGGAGGATCTGATTGAGGTACCGCAGGTTGCGACAACGGTGGAGCCCTTCGCCCCTCCAGAAACCACGGTGGTTCCAGTGGTGATTCCTGTCATTACTGCTGCTCCCATACCGCCAGGTACAATGGCTCCTACTCAAGTAACTGAAGCGCCCACGGCTGCTCCTACGGCGGCTCCAACGTTGCCTCCTCAGACTTTGCCTCCTCAGACCCTTCCTCCACCGACCCTGCCTCCTCTGACTCTGCCCCCGCAGACATTGCCTCCTCAGACTCTGCCTCCTGAAACACCTCCTCCCATAAATATTGCTCCTGCAACCCTGCCACCCGCTACCCTGCCACCTCCGACGATACCGCCAACTCCTCCCTCCACGCAATCTGCACAAACGCTGCCCCCACCCATCCATGTCTACACCACTCCGGACGGGCCAGCGCCCACTGCGCCGGACCGGCAGACCAAGACGCCGGTCACGGAGAGCAGCGAGGAGGTGGAGGGCGTCAACACAGTGGCTACCGGCGGCCGAGGCGCAGGAGGCCTTCCCGAGGAGAAGGCGGCGGACGTGGATTGCATCAAGCTGGGCTGTTACAATGGCGGGACCTGTGTGACCACTTCAGAGGGATCAAGg TGCGTTTGCCGCTTTGACCGACAAGGACCTCTCTGTGAACTCCCCATTATTATCCGGAATGCCGCATTCTCGGGCGACTCGTATGTGTCGCATCGTATCTATAAGGACATCGGTCAGCACGAGTCCTTGGACGCCGTTCTGCCCATGCACATCCAGTTGAAGGTGCGAACACGGGCTACCAATGGACTGATCATGCTGGCAGCCGCCCAGGGCACCAAGGGTGGCCACTACATGGCCCTCTTCCTGCAGAAGGGCCTTATGCAGTTCCAGTTCTCTTGCGGCCTCCAGACGATGCTCCTCAGCGAGCTGGAAACGCCGGTGAACACGGGCCACGAAATCACCATTCGGGCTGA ATTGGACTTTAGCCGGAATTACACACACTGCAACGCCTCGCTGCTGGTGAACGACACTCTGGCCATGTCCGGGGATCAGCCCACCTGGCTGAAGCTGCTGCCGCCGCGCCTCCACACCCCGGAGGCGATCCTGAACACCTGGTTGCATTTGGGTGGGGCGCCTCAGGCGCCGATTGGCCTGATTATTGAGTTGCCACCAGCCCAGAGTGGCACTGGATTCACCGGCTGCCTCCATACGCTGAGAATCAATGGCCAGGGTCGTGAGATATTCGG GGATGCCCTGGATGGATTCGGTATCACTGAATGCGGCTCTTTGGCCTGTCTATCGAGTCCCTGTCGCAATGGCGCCGcctgcatcaaaatcgaaaCCAATGAGGTGGACGAGAACGGCGAGAAGGCGGAGAAGTGGAAGTGCAAATGCCCCACCGGCTACATGGGACCCACCTGCGAGATATCCGTGTGCGAGGACAACCCCTGCCAGTACGGTGGAACCTGTGTCCAGTTTCCGGGCAGTGGATACCTGTGTCTGTGTCCCTTGGGCAAGCATGGTCACTACTGCGAGCATA ATCTTGAAGTGGCGTTGCCTTCGTTCTCCGGCAGCGTTAATGGACTCTCCTCGTTTGTGGCGTACACAGTGCCCATTCCCCTGGAGTACTCCCTGGAGCTGAGCTTCAAGATCCTGCCCCAAACCATGTCGCAGATATCGCTACTGGCCTTCTTGGGTCAATCCGGCTATCACGACGAGAAGAGCGATCACCTGGCCGTGAGCTTCATCCAGGGCTACATTATGCTCACCTGGAATCTGGGCGCAGGACCTCGTCGCATTTTCACCCAGAAACCCATAGACTTCCGGCTGGATGCTCCGAGGGTTCCCTACGAGATCAAAGTGGGTCGAATTGGACGGCAGGCTTGGCTTTCGGTGGACGGAAAGTTCAATATCACGGGTCGCTCGCCGGGATCGGTTAGCCGCATGGATGTCCTGCCCATCCTCTATCTGGGCGGCCATGAGATAGCCAACTTCAATACTCTACCGCACGATCTGCCGCTGCACTCGGGATTCCAGGGCTGTATTTACGATGTCCAGCTGAAGGCGGGACAGGTGACAGTGCCGCTGCAAGAGACGCGCGGAGTCAGAGGTCGTGGGGTGGGTCAGTGCGGCACCAGAGAGTGCCACCGCCATGCCTGCCAGCACGATGGTGCCTGCCTGCAGCATGGTGCGACCTTTAC TTGCATCTGCCAGGAGGGCTGGTATGGTCCTTTGTGTGCTCAGCCCACAAATCCCTGCGACTCCTTCAACAACAAGTGCTACGAGGACTCCACGTGTGTACCTTTGGTGAATGGCTACGAATGCGACTGCCCAGTGGGCCGAACGGGAAAGAATTGTGAAGAAG AAATCCGTTCCCTTAGCGATGTATCCTTGACCGGAAGGCGCTCCTATTTGGCCGTTCGTTGGCCATATTTGTATGATGGCGGCGACAAACTGGGTGCTAAGCGATCCCAAATGGTCAGCTACCGAAACTTCACCAAGAAGCTAATGCCCCCCAAGCCAATCACCACCCCGAGCACCCACTTTGTGATGAAACTATTGAACGAGGTGGAGAAACAGCGCAGCTTCTCGCCGGTGCCACTGATGGGCTCTAAGACCTTTGAGGAGCATCACAGGGTGCAGTTCTTCTTCATTGAGTTCCAGCTCCGGCCACTTTCCGAGCGAGGACTGCTCCTGTACTTCGGAACCTTAAACAACAATCAGGACAAGAAGATTGGATTCGTGTCGTTGTCCCTGCAAGGTGGAGTGGTAGAGTTCAGGATCTCGGGCCCCAGCAACCATGTGACCGTGGTGCGGAGTGTTCGAATGCTGGCCATCGGGGAGTGGCATAAGATCAAGATGGCACAACGAGGTCGCTGGCTAACCCTGTGGGTGGAGGGCAGCGCCTCCTCAGCCCTGGCACCTTCTGCTGAGGTGCTGGTGGAGCCCGACTCGCTGCTCTACATTGGCGGCCTGAAGGATGTATCCAAGCTGCCGCACAACGCCATTTCCGGATTCCCGATTCCCTTCCGGGGCTGTGTCCGGGGACTGGTGGTTAGTGGCACTCGTATTGTGCTCAACGAAACTAATATTGTGG aatCGCGGAATATTCGGGACTGCGACGGTACGGCCTGTGGAGGAGACTCCTGCGAGTCTGGCGGACACTGCTGGCTGGATGAGAAACTGCAGCCGCATTGCATTTGTCCGGAATACGCCAAGGGCGATCGTTGCGAATATTCGGAGACCTGCAAACTCATACCGTGCAAGAATAATGGAAGATGTCTGCGAAGTGGGCGCTGTTCGTGTCCAAATGGCTGGGGAGGCTTCTATTGCGAGATAG cCATGAGCAAACCGACTACGCCGAGCTTCCGTGGCAACAGTTACCTGATCTTGCCGCCGCCGCGAATCCCAATGAAAGACAAGAGGCGCGGCCCCTCCCTCTTTGTCCGCCCCCGCGAAGCCATCCAAGTTTCGCTGAATTTCTCCACCATCGAACCGGACGGATTGCTGCTGTGGAGCGAGCACGAGAGGAATAAATTCCTGGGTCTGGGCCTGGAGGCTGGTCACCTCAAGTTGGCCAGCAATCTGCTGGGCAGCATCAACGACACGGTGAGAGCTCCGGCAAGTGGCTTTATATCCGATGGAGCCTGGCACTGGACCAGTGTCCTGCTAGACCGGACGCGACTGGAGCTCCAGCTGGACGGCGAGGTGATCTTCACGGAGCGACTGCCGGAGAACAGTAGGCCCTCGCTGGCGGCGACCACAACGACACCCACAAGAACAACCACAATAATGTCAAGACGCAAGAATTCCAGCAAAGAGCCAACAATTAGCTACGAGGATGTCTTTTATTTGG GTGGCTTTCCTAACTTGGACTCGGTAAGCAAACGCACGCAAGGCCGTTTCTACGAACCCTTCAAAGGATGCCTGCAAGACATTCAATTTGGCGCCGAACCCAAAGCTATAATTAGCGACTTCTCGGCATACCAGGGCGAGAACATTGGATCCTGTGATTTGCACGGTGATGAGCCCCTTTAA